One window from the genome of Ictidomys tridecemlineatus isolate mIctTri1 chromosome 12, mIctTri1.hap1, whole genome shotgun sequence encodes:
- the Mrpl30 gene encoding large ribosomal subunit protein uL30m, with translation MLMAGILRSVVQRPPGRLQTVTKGVESLLGTDWIRHKFTKSRIPDKVFQPSPADHEKYGGDPQHPHKLHIVTRIKSTKRRPYWEKDTIKMLGLEKAHTPQVHKNIPSVNAKLKVVKHLIRIQPLKLPQGLPTEENMSSTCLKSTGELVVQWHLKPVE, from the exons ATGCTTATGGCAGGGATTTTACGCTCAGTAGTTCAGAGGCCCCCAGGCAGGCTACAG ACTGTGACAAAAGGTGTGGAGTCTCTCCTTGGTACAGATTGGATTCGTCACAAATTTACCAAATCAAGAATTCCAGATAAA GTATTTCAGCCTTCACCAGCAGATCATGAAAAATATGGTGGGGATCCACAGCACCCTCATAAACTACACATCGTTACcagaataaaaagtacaaaaagacGTCCATACTGGGAAAAAGATACAATAAAGATGCTTGGATTAGAAAAA GCACATACCCCTCAAGTTCACAAGAATATCCCTTCTGTGAATGCAAAACTGAAAGTGGTTAAACATTTGATAAG AATCCAGCCCCTGAAGCTGCCACAAGGACTTCCAACAGAAGAGAATATGTCTTCCACATGCCTCAAGAGCACTGGGGAGTTAGTAGTGCagtggcatctaaagcctgtggAGTAG